The following coding sequences lie in one Sporocytophaga myxococcoides DSM 11118 genomic window:
- a CDS encoding lmo0937 family membrane protein encodes MGNLLYILAVILLIGWLVGFLGFGDAVGGFIHILLVLAVVFFLFRVIRGA; translated from the coding sequence ATGGGAAATTTATTATATATATTGGCTGTGATCTTGTTAATAGGATGGCTTGTGGGGTTCTTAGGCTTTGGTGATGCTGTAGGAGGGTTTATACATATACTATTGGTTTTGGCTGTTGTCTTTTTCTTATTTAGAGTTATAAGAGGAGCCTGA
- a CDS encoding DUF421 domain-containing protein, protein MDHIIHLLFKADQSEITWWAMVFRGIVIYFLAIFIIRFGGKRMLSRFGTFDVVISIIIGAILAKAIVGSAKFLPTIITSCILVILHFLLSKITLYYHPLGHQVKGNPHLLYENGNFIDAALKKNNITQDDIIESIRLQVHSENLNKIDKIYLERNGQISFVFHLQD, encoded by the coding sequence ATGGATCACATCATTCACCTTCTCTTTAAAGCTGACCAATCTGAAATCACATGGTGGGCAATGGTTTTTCGAGGTATAGTCATTTATTTCCTCGCTATATTCATTATAAGATTCGGTGGTAAAAGAATGCTAAGCAGATTTGGAACTTTTGATGTTGTAATCAGCATCATAATTGGGGCAATACTCGCTAAAGCAATTGTGGGAAGTGCAAAATTTTTACCAACTATCATCACCTCTTGTATACTCGTAATTTTACATTTCCTTCTCTCAAAAATAACCCTGTACTATCACCCTTTGGGCCATCAAGTAAAAGGAAATCCCCATTTACTTTATGAAAATGGGAACTTTATTGATGCCGCATTGAAAAAGAATAATATTACCCAGGATGATATAATAGAGTCAATAAGACTACAAGTACATTCAGAAAATTTAAATAAGATAGATAAGATTTACCTTGAAAGGAATGGACAAATAAGTTTTGTTTTTCATCTGCAAGATTAA